A genome region from Nitrospira sp. includes the following:
- the fabZ gene encoding 3-hydroxyacyl-ACP dehydratase FabZ: protein MSVMDNVEIQSILPHRYPFLLVDRIQELDPDRRIVGLKNVTINEPFFQGHFPGRPVMPGVLILEALAQVGGVLAFKSLGPAGRPVVYLTGIDGAKFRKPVVPGDILRLEVDVLKKRAPFWKMQGRAFVESELVCEAEVTAMVTDEQAGGGK, encoded by the coding sequence ATGTCAGTGATGGACAACGTGGAGATTCAATCAATCCTTCCGCACCGGTATCCGTTTTTGCTGGTCGATCGTATTCAAGAGCTTGATCCGGACCGCCGGATCGTCGGTCTCAAGAATGTGACCATCAATGAGCCGTTTTTTCAGGGGCATTTTCCGGGTCGTCCGGTGATGCCGGGCGTCTTGATCCTGGAGGCGTTGGCGCAGGTCGGCGGGGTGCTGGCGTTTAAGTCGCTGGGACCGGCCGGCCGGCCGGTCGTGTATTTGACCGGCATCGACGGGGCGAAATTCAGGAAACCGGTGGTTCCGGGCGACATTCTCCGCCTGGAAGTGGATGTGCTGAAGAAGCGCGCGCCGTTCTGGAAGATGCAGGGCCGAGCCTTCGTGGAGTCCGAACTGGTGTGTGAAGCGGAAGTCACGGCCATGGTGACGGATGAACAGGCGGGTGGGGGCAAGTAG
- a CDS encoding OmpH family outer membrane protein encodes MNVRTWIVAGMVQVLLAWLAQPVQAADRIKVAMMDQQQVVERSVAGKRALEDLKSYSTTRQKIIDSDDQELKELEKGLQDASLSEEVRKEKQEQFRAKLEAYQRRIQDFNREVQEKQKGMVQDFAQRIHAAVSAVAQKEGYTAVIDRGSEASVKIVVYGHSSIDLTEQIVKEFDRQNK; translated from the coding sequence ATGAACGTACGTACTTGGATCGTAGCAGGCATGGTGCAGGTGTTGTTGGCGTGGTTGGCGCAGCCTGTCCAGGCTGCGGACCGCATCAAGGTCGCGATGATGGACCAGCAACAGGTCGTCGAGCGGAGCGTGGCCGGGAAACGCGCGCTCGAGGATCTGAAGAGTTATTCCACGACGCGCCAGAAAATCATCGATTCCGACGACCAGGAATTGAAGGAACTTGAGAAGGGGCTTCAAGACGCCTCGCTCTCCGAAGAGGTGCGCAAGGAGAAACAAGAGCAATTCAGGGCGAAGCTGGAGGCCTATCAGCGCCGGATTCAAGACTTCAATCGTGAGGTGCAGGAAAAGCAGAAGGGCATGGTCCAGGATTTTGCACAGCGCATCCATGCGGCGGTCTCGGCGGTGGCCCAGAAGGAAGGATATACCGCCGTCATCGACCGGGGCAGTGAAGCCTCGGTCAAGATCGTCGTCTACGGACACTCGTCGATCGATCTCACGGAGCAGATCGTCAAAGAGTTCGATCGCCAGAATAAGTAG
- a CDS encoding OmpH family outer membrane protein, whose protein sequence is MYGCVGRSGSRGAGWVGSCLVLLAVVWLLGGCRFGQSTVPTSMRLGVVDPQRVLGETNAGKKAKEMLASFAKNRQALIELEEKELRRMEEDFVKQGSVLSANAKREREEQFRRRMSEYQQKVTDLNREVQDKQKEVLDGFREKIEALSGKVAKRLELQAVFDRGRGGPTLYFDETVDVSSQVVEEFNKTYP, encoded by the coding sequence ATGTATGGATGCGTAGGCCGCAGTGGATCGAGGGGCGCCGGTTGGGTCGGATCGTGCCTGGTGCTCTTGGCCGTGGTGTGGCTACTCGGCGGGTGCCGGTTCGGCCAATCGACGGTGCCGACATCGATGCGTCTCGGCGTGGTAGATCCTCAACGGGTACTAGGGGAGACCAATGCCGGGAAGAAGGCCAAGGAGATGCTGGCCAGCTTTGCGAAGAATCGGCAGGCGTTGATCGAGTTGGAAGAAAAAGAGCTGCGGCGGATGGAAGAAGACTTCGTGAAGCAGGGCAGTGTGTTGAGCGCCAATGCCAAGCGCGAACGGGAGGAGCAATTCCGTCGCCGCATGTCGGAGTACCAGCAGAAGGTGACCGACCTGAATCGTGAAGTGCAGGACAAGCAGAAAGAAGTGTTGGACGGGTTCCGCGAAAAGATCGAAGCCTTGTCGGGTAAGGTGGCCAAACGGTTGGAGCTGCAGGCCGTGTTCGATCGCGGGCGCGGCGGGCCTACGCTCTATTTCGATGAGACGGTGGATGTGTCGTCACAGGTGGTCGAAGAATTCAATAAAACGTATCCATGA
- the bamA gene encoding outer membrane protein assembly factor BamA, whose product MTKSGGRRWRLIVILALVIFSTCGVGEFLYAQDGVPTVTSVTIRGQKRIELQAIEGRLTLKAHDRFTADALREQVKILYGTGYFEDVQVETEPDAGGVSVGFIVREKPFITEIVFDGNEELSDDKLKEKITIKSQTFLDQQQAKESAEKIRLAYQEDGFFNCQVIPVIQAVDEDRKRLTYFVKEGTKAKVRRINFEGMRAVTKEEMFKVTATREWIPWYGLITQMKVPSLLSDAGVLKREELGNDIERMREVYLNKGYLNVQISQPTLELTDDKKWFEISYQIVEGEPFIVEQVGFRGNTVFEDHELREGLNIRAGEIFQRAKIRGEITRITDLYGAKGYVFADVVPNVTPDNNARTATILLNVKEGEMMRIREIHVTGNDKTRDNVVRRELRLDEQDVIDTLALKRSFQRLNNLNFFETVEILPQQVDVDKVDLNVKVKEKPTGQFSIGGGFSTLDKLVAIADITEGNLGGNGWLGRIRGQLGQQRSLGLVTFRNPYVNDSYNALQLDIYRSMTNYISYFESKSGASATWSRWLSEYVNGSVSLFAEQLKYSDPQEGLCPDLIPLICRQLGTQSSTGFRTSIFRDTRDYYLDPRTGWRFSLGVDYATPSLGGTNHFFKYYADVIKYTPLIYDTRFSVHVRYGATEGLGGRPIPLTERFFVGGINTMRGFVFGRAGPVTPSGSLLGSAKELIFNNDFIFTISSEAKLNGVFFFDYGNGFDDNEPVQFNKLRSAAGFEARWISPFGPLRAAYGINLDPRENERMGVFEFTIGSLF is encoded by the coding sequence GTGACCAAGTCGGGAGGCAGGCGGTGGAGGCTGATTGTCATTCTCGCGCTGGTGATATTCTCCACGTGTGGTGTGGGGGAATTCCTCTACGCGCAGGACGGCGTGCCCACGGTGACGTCGGTCACCATTCGCGGGCAGAAACGGATCGAGCTCCAGGCAATTGAAGGGCGTCTCACGCTCAAGGCCCACGATCGTTTTACCGCGGATGCGCTCCGTGAGCAGGTCAAGATCCTCTATGGCACGGGGTACTTCGAAGACGTTCAGGTTGAGACGGAGCCGGACGCGGGCGGTGTGTCGGTCGGCTTCATCGTGCGGGAGAAACCGTTCATTACCGAGATCGTCTTCGACGGTAACGAGGAATTGAGCGACGATAAGCTCAAAGAGAAGATCACGATCAAGAGCCAGACGTTTCTCGATCAGCAGCAAGCCAAAGAGAGTGCGGAGAAAATCCGGCTCGCCTATCAGGAAGACGGATTCTTCAATTGCCAGGTCATTCCTGTGATTCAGGCGGTGGATGAGGACCGGAAGCGCCTGACGTACTTCGTGAAGGAAGGCACCAAGGCCAAAGTGCGACGCATCAATTTCGAAGGCATGCGGGCTGTCACCAAGGAAGAAATGTTCAAGGTGACGGCGACCCGTGAATGGATTCCTTGGTACGGACTCATCACGCAGATGAAGGTGCCGTCGTTGCTGTCCGATGCCGGCGTGTTGAAACGCGAGGAGCTTGGGAACGATATCGAGCGCATGCGGGAAGTCTATTTGAACAAGGGCTACTTGAATGTGCAGATCAGTCAGCCCACGCTGGAATTGACCGACGATAAGAAATGGTTCGAAATCAGCTATCAGATCGTGGAGGGTGAGCCGTTCATCGTGGAGCAGGTCGGGTTTCGTGGGAACACGGTGTTCGAAGACCATGAATTGCGCGAAGGCTTGAATATTCGGGCCGGCGAGATTTTTCAACGAGCCAAAATCCGGGGTGAAATCACCCGCATCACGGACCTGTACGGCGCGAAGGGCTACGTGTTTGCCGATGTCGTGCCGAACGTCACGCCCGACAACAATGCGCGCACGGCGACGATTCTCCTCAACGTGAAAGAGGGGGAGATGATGCGGATCCGGGAGATTCACGTCACCGGGAACGACAAGACCCGGGACAACGTGGTGCGCCGGGAATTACGCCTGGACGAGCAGGACGTGATCGATACGCTGGCGTTGAAGCGCAGTTTTCAACGCTTGAACAATCTGAACTTTTTTGAAACGGTGGAAATTCTGCCGCAGCAGGTCGACGTTGATAAGGTGGACCTCAATGTGAAGGTGAAGGAGAAGCCGACCGGCCAGTTCAGCATCGGCGGCGGATTCAGCACCTTGGACAAGCTGGTGGCGATCGCGGATATTACCGAAGGCAACCTGGGCGGCAACGGCTGGTTGGGGCGTATCCGCGGGCAATTGGGCCAGCAGCGGTCGTTGGGACTGGTGACCTTCAGGAACCCCTACGTGAACGACTCGTACAATGCGCTCCAGTTGGATATTTACCGGTCGATGACGAACTACATTTCCTACTTCGAGTCCAAGTCGGGCGCGAGCGCAACCTGGAGCCGGTGGCTGTCGGAATATGTCAACGGCAGCGTCAGCCTGTTCGCCGAGCAGTTGAAGTACAGCGATCCGCAGGAAGGCTTGTGTCCGGATCTGATCCCGCTTATCTGCCGACAGCTCGGGACGCAATCGTCGACGGGGTTTCGTACCTCGATTTTTCGCGACACGCGCGACTATTATCTGGATCCGCGCACCGGCTGGCGATTTAGTCTCGGCGTAGACTACGCCACCCCCTCGCTGGGCGGTACCAATCACTTTTTTAAGTATTACGCGGACGTGATCAAGTACACGCCGTTGATCTACGATACGCGGTTTTCGGTGCACGTTCGGTACGGCGCGACGGAGGGGCTTGGGGGCCGGCCCATTCCCCTCACCGAGCGTTTCTTTGTCGGCGGTATCAACACCATGCGCGGGTTCGTCTTTGGTCGGGCAGGTCCCGTGACGCCATCCGGCTCGCTGCTGGGTTCCGCCAAAGAACTCATTTTTAACAACGATTTTATCTTCACCATTTCGTCCGAAGCGAAGCTGAACGGAGTGTTCTTCTTCGATTACGGAAATGGATTCGACGACAACGAGCCGGTTCAGTTTAACAAACTGCGGAGCGCGGCCGGGTTCGAAGCCCGGTGGATTTCTCCGTTCGGTCCCTTGCGGGCGGCCTATGGAATCAACCTTGATCCACGGGAGAATGAGCGCATGGGCGTGTTCGAGTTTACGATCGGGTCGTTGTTCTAG
- the galU gene encoding UTP--glucose-1-phosphate uridylyltransferase GalU: MTRTDVRKAIIPAAGLGTRFLPATKASPKEMLPLVDKPLIQYVVEEAVASGIEDIIIITGRGKRAIEDHFDRSLELEENLKGSGKGQVLNQMRHISNLANFCYVRQPEAMGLGHAVLCAQHLIGDEPFAVILGDEIIDSPVPGLAQLIHIYKQRKGAVLGVQEVPPQEVSRYGIISARSLGKGLHRVDDLVEKPAPADAPSNLAVIGRYVLPPEIFPILRKTPPGKNGEIQLTDALRQLVKHTPMFAHEVEGQRHDAGDKLGFLIATVELALKNPSLGPAFGEFLQQRLRPTPAETRRRGSGRSTQGRTRTTT; this comes from the coding sequence ATGACAAGAACAGATGTACGTAAAGCGATTATTCCTGCTGCCGGACTGGGTACACGCTTTCTTCCCGCCACCAAAGCGTCTCCGAAAGAGATGCTGCCGCTGGTCGACAAACCGCTCATTCAGTATGTCGTGGAGGAAGCCGTTGCATCCGGCATCGAAGACATCATCATCATCACCGGCCGCGGTAAGCGCGCGATCGAAGACCACTTTGACCGGTCGCTGGAGCTGGAAGAAAATCTCAAGGGCAGCGGCAAGGGGCAAGTGCTCAACCAGATGCGGCACATCTCGAATCTCGCAAACTTCTGCTACGTCCGCCAGCCAGAAGCCATGGGACTCGGGCATGCCGTGCTCTGCGCCCAGCATCTGATCGGCGATGAACCATTTGCCGTCATCCTTGGCGACGAGATCATCGATTCGCCGGTTCCCGGTCTCGCACAGCTCATTCACATTTACAAGCAACGCAAAGGCGCCGTCTTAGGTGTGCAAGAAGTGCCGCCGCAAGAGGTCAGCCGCTACGGCATCATCTCTGCTCGAAGCCTGGGCAAGGGGCTGCACCGGGTCGACGATCTGGTGGAAAAGCCGGCACCCGCCGATGCGCCGTCAAATCTCGCGGTCATCGGACGGTATGTTCTGCCGCCGGAAATTTTCCCGATTCTCCGCAAGACCCCTCCGGGGAAAAACGGAGAAATTCAACTGACCGACGCCTTGCGACAACTCGTGAAACACACCCCGATGTTCGCCCACGAAGTCGAAGGGCAACGGCACGATGCCGGCGACAAACTCGGGTTTCTGATCGCCACCGTGGAATTAGCCCTCAAGAACCCGTCCTTGGGACCTGCGTTCGGCGAGTTCCTGCAGCAACGACTCCGACCGACCCCCGCCGAGACACGCCGCCGAGGCTCCGGCCGGTCCACCCAAGGTCGAACACGCACCACTACCTAG
- the lon gene encoding endopeptidase La — MAEAVEQDFSNNQNLEPPDQLPLLPVRDIVVFPYMVLPLFVGREMSIKAIEAALAGNRMLFLATQKSLDVENPQPEDIHTVGTVGIIMRMLKLPDERIKILVQGLAKARIEEYIQNDPYYSVRIEKLVEIKQPGSTLETEAVMRTVKEQIEKIVSLGKVLIPDVMVVIENLEDPGRLADMVASNLGLKVDITQAVLEIVDPIQRLRQISEILAKEIDVLSMQQKIQAQAKGEMDKTQREYFLREQLKAIQKELGELDERAEEVAEFRKRIKDAKMPEKVLKETEKQLKRLEKMHPDTAESATVRTYLEWMVELPWNKKSKDNLDLKAAMKVLNEDHYDLEKVKERIIEYLAVRKLKEKMKGPILCFVGPPGVGKTSLGKSIARALGREFVRISLGGVRDEAEIRGHRRTYVGALPGRIIQGMKQAGTNNPVFMLDEVDKVGMDFRGDPSAALLEVLDPEQNNTFTDHYLGVPFDLTEVMFVTTANLMDPILPALRDRMEVIDIPGYTEEEKLGIAQKYLIPRQMNEHGITEKHIRVNEGTIRHVISHYTREAGVRNLEREIANLMRKVAKKVAEGKSECQTIDQNNLNKFLGVAKFVPEAELEKDEIGVATGLAWTESGGDVLYIEATVMKGKGQLTLTGHLGDVMKESAQAALSYVRSREKTLGISPDIFAKNDIHIHVPAGATPKDGPSAGITMATAIASALAQIPVRRDLAMTGEITLRGRVLPIGGLKEKILAAKRAKLATVVLPKRNKKDLEEIPKHILKGIELIFVDTVDDVIREALRRTATRKPRAGSPNKPTKKSARSTPSKRATGSPRKSLHLPDASHSLIL, encoded by the coding sequence ATGGCTGAAGCAGTAGAACAAGACTTCTCAAACAACCAGAACCTCGAACCGCCGGATCAGCTCCCTCTACTGCCGGTGCGAGACATCGTCGTGTTTCCCTACATGGTGCTCCCGCTGTTTGTCGGCCGCGAGATGTCCATCAAAGCCATTGAGGCAGCGCTCGCGGGCAACCGCATGCTCTTCCTCGCCACGCAGAAATCCCTGGATGTCGAGAACCCGCAGCCCGAAGACATTCACACGGTCGGCACCGTCGGCATCATCATGCGGATGCTCAAACTGCCCGACGAGCGGATCAAGATTCTGGTGCAGGGCCTCGCGAAGGCACGGATCGAGGAATACATCCAGAACGATCCCTATTACTCGGTCCGGATCGAGAAACTGGTTGAGATCAAGCAACCCGGCTCCACATTAGAGACCGAGGCGGTCATGCGCACGGTCAAGGAGCAGATCGAGAAGATCGTGAGCTTGGGGAAGGTGCTGATCCCGGATGTGATGGTCGTCATCGAAAACCTGGAAGATCCGGGACGCCTCGCCGACATGGTGGCCTCCAACCTCGGACTGAAGGTCGATATCACGCAAGCCGTGCTGGAAATCGTGGATCCGATTCAACGACTCCGCCAGATCAGCGAGATTCTCGCCAAGGAAATCGACGTCCTCTCCATGCAGCAGAAGATCCAGGCTCAGGCCAAGGGAGAGATGGACAAGACCCAGCGCGAATACTTCCTGCGCGAACAATTGAAAGCCATTCAAAAAGAACTCGGCGAGCTGGACGAACGGGCAGAGGAAGTGGCGGAATTCCGCAAGCGGATCAAAGACGCCAAGATGCCCGAGAAAGTGCTCAAGGAAACCGAGAAACAGCTCAAGCGGCTGGAAAAAATGCACCCCGACACGGCGGAGTCCGCCACCGTTCGAACCTACCTCGAATGGATGGTCGAACTGCCGTGGAATAAAAAGTCGAAAGACAATCTCGACCTGAAGGCCGCGATGAAGGTGCTGAACGAGGACCACTACGATCTCGAAAAAGTGAAAGAACGCATCATCGAGTATCTCGCCGTGCGTAAACTGAAAGAGAAGATGAAGGGGCCCATCCTCTGTTTCGTGGGTCCGCCCGGCGTCGGCAAAACTTCGTTAGGAAAATCCATCGCCCGCGCGCTGGGGCGCGAGTTCGTCCGCATCAGCCTCGGCGGCGTACGAGATGAAGCCGAAATCCGCGGGCATCGCCGGACCTACGTCGGCGCGCTCCCGGGTCGCATCATCCAAGGGATGAAACAAGCCGGCACGAACAATCCGGTCTTTATGCTCGATGAAGTCGACAAGGTCGGCATGGATTTCCGAGGCGATCCGTCGGCCGCCCTGCTGGAAGTGCTGGATCCGGAACAAAACAACACCTTCACCGATCACTATCTGGGCGTGCCGTTTGATTTGACCGAAGTCATGTTCGTGACAACGGCCAATCTCATGGATCCGATTCTGCCCGCCTTGCGGGATCGTATGGAAGTGATCGATATCCCCGGGTATACGGAAGAAGAGAAGCTCGGCATCGCCCAAAAGTACCTGATCCCTCGCCAGATGAACGAACACGGCATCACCGAGAAACATATCCGCGTCAATGAAGGCACCATCCGGCATGTCATCTCGCACTATACCCGCGAAGCCGGTGTCCGCAACCTCGAACGCGAGATCGCCAACCTCATGCGGAAAGTCGCGAAGAAGGTGGCCGAGGGCAAATCGGAGTGCCAGACCATCGACCAGAACAATTTGAATAAGTTTTTGGGCGTTGCGAAATTCGTTCCCGAAGCGGAACTTGAAAAGGATGAAATCGGCGTCGCCACGGGCCTCGCCTGGACCGAAAGCGGCGGGGATGTGCTGTATATCGAAGCGACCGTCATGAAGGGCAAGGGCCAGCTCACCCTCACCGGGCATCTCGGCGACGTCATGAAAGAATCGGCGCAGGCCGCCTTGAGTTATGTCCGCTCGCGGGAGAAGACCCTGGGCATCAGTCCTGATATCTTCGCCAAAAACGACATTCACATTCACGTCCCCGCCGGCGCAACCCCGAAAGACGGGCCGTCCGCCGGTATCACCATGGCGACAGCCATTGCCTCGGCGCTGGCCCAGATTCCCGTGCGGCGCGACCTCGCGATGACCGGAGAAATCACCCTGCGCGGTCGCGTGTTGCCGATCGGAGGATTGAAGGAAAAGATTCTCGCGGCCAAGCGGGCGAAGCTCGCGACGGTGGTCCTTCCAAAGCGTAACAAAAAGGATCTCGAAGAGATTCCCAAACACATCCTCAAAGGCATTGAGTTGATCTTTGTCGATACCGTGGACGATGTGATCCGGGAAGCGCTGCGACGCACGGCTACTCGCAAGCCACGCGCGGGCTCACCCAACAAGCCGACAAAAAAATCAGCTCGATCGACCCCATCCAAGCGGGCAACCGGCTCGCCGAGGAAGAGCCTCCACCTCCCGGACGCCTCCCATTCGTTGATTCTCTAA
- the thiL gene encoding thiamine-phosphate kinase codes for MPPGRSRRPNSVGSEFGLIRLLQAQAARPDRQVYRGIGDDAAILKTSADEWTLITTDLLAEGVHFDPATSAYEHIGYRAAIANLSDIAAMGGTPRFMLVAIAIPPTCSTKQIQQLYRGMMHATTPYRVCLVGGDTSASKQGLFLSITLTGTVEPRRALLRSGARVGDRVYVTGTLGDSHAGLDLLTTARRPTQAHLRPAQTRFLLARHHRPSARIAEGRWLLTHGLASAAIDLSDGLTGDLRHVCEASGVGAEIFPDALPISPACRAYALARGLDAQQIALQGGEDYELLFTVPRRKQQQFDRLAANTDFCMTCIGSITPKRLGLRVRTEAGATKTLPVTSYEHFLRPSSLDSHQGCEGC; via the coding sequence ATGCCGCCAGGCCGATCTCGCCGCCCCAACTCCGTCGGTAGCGAGTTCGGCCTGATCCGGCTCCTGCAGGCGCAGGCCGCGCGGCCGGATCGGCAGGTGTACCGCGGCATCGGCGATGACGCCGCCATTCTCAAGACCTCAGCCGATGAATGGACCCTCATCACGACGGACCTGCTCGCCGAAGGGGTGCACTTCGATCCTGCCACCTCCGCCTATGAACACATCGGCTACCGGGCCGCGATTGCCAACCTGAGCGATATCGCCGCCATGGGGGGAACGCCCCGCTTCATGCTCGTTGCCATCGCCATTCCTCCGACCTGTTCGACGAAACAGATTCAGCAGCTGTACCGCGGCATGATGCACGCCACCACGCCCTACCGGGTCTGCCTGGTCGGAGGTGACACGTCGGCATCCAAGCAAGGCCTCTTTCTCAGCATCACGCTGACGGGAACCGTCGAACCTCGGCGAGCACTCCTACGCAGCGGCGCCCGCGTCGGCGATCGCGTGTATGTCACAGGCACGCTGGGCGACTCCCACGCAGGGCTGGACCTCTTAACCACAGCACGGCGGCCAACACAGGCACATCTGCGCCCGGCACAGACTCGCTTCTTGCTGGCTCGACACCACCGGCCGTCAGCCCGCATCGCAGAGGGCCGCTGGCTGCTCACCCATGGACTGGCGAGCGCGGCGATCGATCTGTCCGACGGCTTGACCGGTGACCTTCGCCACGTCTGCGAAGCCAGCGGCGTCGGCGCAGAGATCTTCCCAGATGCCCTGCCCATTTCTCCGGCCTGCCGAGCCTACGCCCTGGCGCGCGGGCTCGATGCTCAGCAAATTGCCTTACAAGGCGGTGAGGATTACGAGCTCTTGTTCACCGTCCCCCGCCGCAAACAACAGCAATTTGACCGGCTGGCCGCGAACACCGATTTTTGCATGACCTGTATCGGCTCGATTACTCCGAAACGGCTCGGCTTGCGGGTGCGGACCGAGGCCGGTGCCACCAAAACGCTGCCGGTCACCAGTTACGAACATTTTCTCCGTCCCTCGTCACTGGACTCGCACCAAGGCTGTGAAGGCTGTTGA
- a CDS encoding DUF2062 domain-containing protein, with the protein MTDVRSLFRQVLHLNETPHRTALAFAIGVFLGFSPAYGLHMVLVGFCAWAFRLNVVALLAGAFLNNPWTLIPILGGTYWTGAVLLGVRDFPSFDWSDLSFSGIYHQVMPYAWPFFVGGMVLSIAGSLLAYPLAYLLLSKYRSTKPEDDHQPLPPPSGLR; encoded by the coding sequence ATGACAGACGTACGATCGCTGTTTCGCCAAGTTCTCCATCTCAATGAAACACCGCACCGGACGGCACTGGCCTTTGCCATCGGTGTCTTCCTCGGTTTTTCTCCGGCCTATGGGTTGCACATGGTGCTGGTGGGATTCTGCGCCTGGGCCTTCAGGCTCAATGTGGTGGCGTTACTGGCCGGCGCATTCCTCAACAATCCCTGGACGCTGATTCCCATCCTCGGAGGCACCTATTGGACCGGTGCCGTCCTGTTGGGCGTGCGTGACTTTCCGTCCTTCGACTGGAGCGATCTGTCGTTCTCTGGGATTTATCACCAGGTCATGCCCTACGCCTGGCCGTTCTTCGTCGGCGGGATGGTCTTGAGTATTGCCGGCAGCCTGTTGGCCTACCCGCTCGCCTATCTGCTACTGTCCAAGTATCGCAGCACGAAGCCGGAAGACGACCATCAACCGTTGCCCCCTCCCTCAGGCCTACGATAA
- a CDS encoding HD domain-containing protein: protein MKLPSAHPPAPYDGSALIADPIHEYVSFTVPYSSPDPSERTEKDLIDSPWVQRLRYIYQLQSARWVYPSAEHTRFVHSLGTMHVAGRFARHLYPFLKQAAPDVPSAAYVEEFLRITALVHDIGHGPFCHFFDDNFLHTFGLSHEKLGQIIVREHLGPLIKKIRRSPSGPFDRGEELNPDHIAHVILKEKGKDNSRIPRWINMLQPVISGSYTADNLDYVLRDAYMCGVAVGPVDLTRLIHYTIITDKGFTIHKTGLPALQMFLNTRMYLYSNVYYHRTTRAIDIHLRDIFGDTMKLLFPSNPAKHMDEYLTLTDWSLLEDVRRWKKAGQSSLRRLHQEWAHILERDVKWKMAYSTVLKEKGIERGMDFPSHEQFQQQIQKALPAKLHTLPFRVDMAPLDPRPDPKDTRGIPLLVYDPGTKGVSTEPLEEFLDLLPTRLVQFRIYALDHDQDAALSRAAATVLNKTPSSIETNF, encoded by the coding sequence ATGAAACTCCCATCCGCACATCCTCCCGCTCCGTACGACGGATCAGCCCTCATTGCCGATCCCATCCACGAATATGTCTCGTTCACGGTCCCGTATTCCTCGCCGGATCCATCGGAGCGCACGGAAAAAGACCTGATCGATTCTCCCTGGGTCCAGCGGCTGCGCTATATCTATCAACTCCAAAGCGCGCGATGGGTGTACCCTTCGGCAGAACATACGCGATTCGTGCATTCACTCGGCACGATGCATGTCGCGGGCCGGTTTGCGCGCCACCTGTACCCGTTTCTGAAACAGGCGGCGCCCGACGTGCCTTCAGCCGCCTATGTCGAGGAGTTCCTGCGCATCACCGCGCTCGTGCACGACATCGGGCATGGCCCGTTCTGCCACTTCTTCGATGATAATTTTCTGCACACCTTCGGCCTCTCGCATGAAAAGCTCGGCCAGATCATCGTCCGCGAGCACCTGGGACCGCTCATCAAAAAAATCCGTCGCAGCCCATCCGGCCCCTTCGATCGCGGAGAAGAGCTGAATCCGGATCACATCGCGCACGTGATTCTGAAGGAAAAAGGCAAAGACAACTCCCGCATCCCGCGCTGGATCAACATGCTCCAGCCGGTGATTTCCGGCAGCTACACTGCCGATAACCTGGATTATGTGCTGCGCGATGCCTACATGTGCGGCGTCGCCGTGGGACCGGTGGACCTGACCCGCTTGATCCACTACACCATCATCACCGACAAGGGATTCACGATCCATAAAACCGGACTGCCGGCCCTGCAGATGTTTTTGAACACCCGCATGTATCTCTATTCCAATGTGTACTATCACCGTACGACCCGCGCCATCGACATCCACCTGCGGGACATCTTCGGCGACACCATGAAGCTGTTGTTCCCCTCCAATCCGGCCAAACACATGGACGAATACCTGACGCTGACCGACTGGTCGTTATTGGAAGATGTCAGACGTTGGAAGAAAGCCGGCCAGAGCAGCCTGCGGCGCTTACATCAGGAATGGGCGCATATCCTGGAACGCGACGTGAAGTGGAAAATGGCCTACAGTACCGTACTCAAGGAAAAGGGCATCGAACGAGGCATGGACTTTCCCAGCCATGAACAATTCCAACAGCAGATCCAGAAAGCGCTCCCGGCAAAACTACACACCTTGCCGTTCCGCGTCGACATGGCGCCGCTCGATCCGCGCCCGGACCCCAAAGATACACGCGGCATTCCCCTACTCGTCTACGATCCCGGCACAAAGGGTGTCTCGACTGAGCCACTGGAGGAATTTCTCGATCTGCTTCCAACCCGCCTCGTGCAGTTCCGCATCTACGCCCTCGACCACGATCAGGACGCCGCCCTCTCCCGCGCCGCTGCAACCGTGCTGAATAAGACCCCATCAAGTATAGAAACGAATTTCTAA